A genomic region of Salvelinus alpinus chromosome 12, SLU_Salpinus.1, whole genome shotgun sequence contains the following coding sequences:
- the LOC139536006 gene encoding arginine-glutamic acid dipeptide repeats protein-like isoform X6: MDDLFSPRRSLNSTQGEIRVGSSHQAKLPELQPRPVFGVQTQTENEELVWMPGVNDCDLLMYLRAARSMAAFAGMCDGGSTEDGCLAASRDDTTLNALNMLHASRYDAAKALQRLVKKPVPKLIEKCWSEDDVKRFIKGLRQYGKNFFRIRKELLPNKKTGELITFYYHWKKTPEAAGTRPYRQHRRQPSSRKAKTRATAATVNTPSQSQSMDISSASEDDLDSEDSEQGTCGHCATTTSKDWQHGGRDNILLCTTCRTYYNKHGRLPPGPKPADPPFMFKPVKEEEEGNGKHGMRTRRSRTPLSSLRSGHQRLTGSPTSEDQQSSSHPSPAPSGASSTSNVSRTSCLEKTDNTKKPGKKIKEEAPLPKSTKRSRESAAQDPEEPERTPTKRTKTLQVRQSGEQAECRSEGDGEAEAEGGEVEEESCSDSRSAQDDGSSDTKDIDQDNRSSSPSIPSPRQGNESDSDSSAQHLQGAHQAAAETVSAPAAALAETQTPQIVPPPQVAGSNTSLPPQGTSPSAEPGQVQAQATPSPELPQPSATSAQAGQSVSYQTSPLHNRPLSPSSHPLAGPSLVPPPLGQAFHPPTPVFQGPLPSPGSLPPTQPLSLHGAPTQCPHPQRPPPHFPREPFFPQALPLTSGPQIKPPPTTPIPPSHKQPPHLSSSLAPPFPQMPSNLPPPPALKPLNSLPNQHPPGAPPPPLQLMPQSLPMQQGLPPQPPVLTQLQNLPGRGSHSHPHSSHPHSSLPSCSAPSALHPVLSASSPSTMGPVPSLQPSFPSLRPSPGNPIVIGGSHVQIKEEPLDECEELESPPPPPRSPSPEPLVVNIASHASQSARFFKHLDRGYNSCSRTDLFFTPLASSKLAKKREEAVERSKREAEHNAREREKDRERERERERQEDKNARASSSSHDSRMSDVQMSGQVHMRSSFEQPPTSVAAVPPYIGPDTPALRTLSEYARPHVMSPTNRNHPFFVSLSPGDPLLAYHMPGLYAAEPSLRERELRNLRERELRERMKPGFEVKPPEMETMHPSANPMEHFARHGALALPHIAGPPHHPFGHFHPVMQNHLERERQALALAGPQMRPELSYAERLTAERLHAERMASVANDPAARLQMLNVTPHHHQHSHIHSHLHLHQQDPLNQGEDVCYCHPGNGPHPLDPLAPGPRLARFPFPGGPIPNPLLNDLPHDHDMLRHPLFAYAAVAGAGYPRELQGPIPQMSAAHQLQAMHAQSAELQRLAMEQQWLHGHHHLQHGGPLPGQEDYYR, encoded by the exons ATGGACGACCTGTTCAGTCCGAGAAG GAGCCTGAACAGCACGCAGGGGGAGATCAGAGTGGGATCAAGTCATCAG GCTAAGCTCCCTGAGCTGCAACCACGCCCTGTGTTTGGTGTTCAGACTCAGACAGAGAATGAAGAGCTGGTGTGGATGCCAGGGGTCAATGATTGTGACCTCCTCATGTACCTCAGAGCTGCCAG GAGCATGGCAGCGTTTGCAGGGATGTGTGACGGAGGATCCACAGAGGACGGGTGTTTGGCGGCCTCTCGTGACGACACCACACTCAACGCTTTAAACATG ttACACGCCAGCCGTTACGACGCAGCTAAAGCTCTCCAGCGCCTAGTGAAGAAACCTGTGCCCAAACTCATTGAGAAATGTTGGTCAGAAGATGATGTG AAGCGGTTCATCAAAGGTTTGAGACAGTACGGCAAGAATTTCTTCAGGATTCGCAAAGAGCTGCTGCCCAACAAGAAAACG GGGGAGTTGATCACATTCTACTATCACTGGAAGAAGACGCCTGAGGCTGCAGGCACGCGGCCGTACCGTCAGCACCGTAGACAGCCGTCCTCACGCAAGGCCAAGACTCGCGCCACTGCTGCCACTGTGAACACACCTTCCCAGTCCCAATCCA tGGACATAAGTTCAGCCAGTGAGGATGACCTGGACAGTGAAGACAGCGAGCAAGGCACCTGTGGACACTGTGCCACAACCA CCTCTAAGGACTGGCAGCACGGAGGCCGGGATAACATCCTCCTGTGTACCACCTGTCGTACCTACTACAACAAACATGGCCGCCTGCCGCCTGGCCCTAAGCCTGCTGACCCTCCCTTCATGTTCAAACCTgtcaaagaggaagaggagggcaaCGGGAAGCATGGCATGAGGACGCGACGCAGCAGAACACCG TTGTCTTCATTAAGAAGTGGCCACCAGAGGCTGACCGGCTCTCCTACCAGTGAAGACCAGCAGTCCAGTAGCCATCCTTCTCCCGCCCCCAGTGGAGCTAGCTCCACCTCCAACGTATCCAGAACCTCCTGTTTAGAGAAGACTGATAACACAAAGAAGCCTGGCAAG AAGATAAAGGAAGAGGCGCCCCTACCAAAGAGTACTAAACGTTCCAGGGAGAGTGCAGCCCAGGACCCAGAGGAGCCTGAGAGAACACCAACTAAAAGGACGAAGACACTGCAGGTCAGACAGAGT GGTGAACAGGCAGAGTGCCGGTCGGAGGGCGATGGAGAGGCTGAGGCAGAGGGGggtgaggtggaggaggagagctgCTCAGACAGCCGCAGTGCCCAGGACGACGGCAGCAGCGACACCAAAGACATCGACCAGGACAATCGCTCCTCCTCCCCCAGCATCCCCAGCCCTCGCCAGGGCAACGAGAGTGACTCCGACTCCTCTGCCCAGCACCTCCAGGGTGCCCACCAGGCAGCAGCAGAGACCGTCAGTGCCCCTGCTGCTGCCCTGGCTGAAACACAGACCCCACAGATTGTTCCTCCACCACAGGTTGCAGGCTCAAACACATCCCTGCCTCCCCAGGGTACCTCTCCCTCTGCAGAGCCTGGCCAGGTACAGGCCCAGGCAACCCCCTCCCCAGAGCTTCCCCAGCCTTCAGCCACCTCTGCTCAGGCTGGTCAGTCAGTTAGCTATCAGACAAGTCCCCTACACAACCGACCCCTAtccccctcctctcaccctctcgctGGCCCCTCACTCGTCCCTCCTCCACTGGGACAGGCCTTCCATCCTCCAACTCCTGTATTCCAGggtcctcttccttctcctggCTCTCTGCCTCCCACCCAGCCCCTGTCCCTCCATGGTGCTCCCACCCAGTGCCCCCACCCCCAGCGACCCCCTCCTCACTTTCCCAGGGAACCCTTCTTTCCCCAGGCCCTCCCCCTCACCTCCGGGCCCCAAATCAAACCACCCCCAACCacacccatccctccatctcacaaGCAGCCACCACACCTCTCTTCTTCCCTTGCTCCCCCTTTCCCGCAGATGCCGTCCAACCTGCCCCCTCCTCCGGCACTGAAGCCCCTCAACTCCCTGCCCAACCAGCACCCTCCCGGtgcccctccaccccccctccagcTCATGCCCCAGTCCCTGCCCATGCAGCAGGGACTCCCACCCCAGCCTCCCGTGCTCACGCAGCTGCAGAACCTCCCTGGCAGAGGCAGCCACTCCCACCCCCACTCCTCCCACCCCCACTCCTCCCTGCCCTCCTGCTCTGCCCCCTCAGCCTTGCACCCTGtcctctctgcctcttctccCTCTACCATGGGTCCAGTCCCTAGTCTCCagccctccttcccctccctgcGCCCCTCGCCCGGAAACCCCATTGTCATTGGAGGGTCACATGTCCAGATTAAAGAGGAGCCATTGGATGAATGTGAGGAGCTTGAGAGTCCGCCCCCTCCACCCAGAAGTCCCTCACCGGAACCTTTGGTTGTCAACATCGCCAGTCATGCCAGCCAATCAGCACG GTTTTTCAAACACCTGGACCGTGGCTACAACTCGTGCTCCAGAACAGACCTGTTCTTCACTCCCCTGGCCTCATCCAAGCTGGccaagaagagagaggaggctgtggaGAGATCCAAGAGAGAGGCTGAGCACAATGcccgagagagggagaaggacagagagagggagagggaacgagagaggcaGGAAGACAAAAATGCT AGAGCGTCCAGCTCGTCCCACGACAGCCGTATGAGTGATGTCCAAATGTCCGGCCAGGTCCACATGCGCTCCTCCTTCGAGCAGCCCCCCACCAGTGTGGCCGCTGTGCCCCCTTACATCGGCCCTGACACCCCGGCCCTGCGCACCCTCAGTGAGTACGCCCGACCCCACGTCATGTCCCCCACCAATCGCAACCACCCCTTCTTCGTGTCCCTGTCCCCCGGGGACCCTCTGCTGGCATACCACATGCCTGGCCTGTACGCCGCCGAGCCcagcctgagagagagggagctccGTAACCTCCGGGAGAGGGAGCTCCGCGAGAGGATGAAGCCTGGCTTCGAGGTCAAGCCCCCGGAGATGGAGACCATGCATCCATCAGCCAACCCCATGGAGCACTTTGCCAGACATGGAGCCCTGGCCCTGCCGCACATCGCTGGGCCGCCCCACCACCCCTTTGGCCACTTCCACCCGGTCATGCAGAACCAcctggagagggagaggcaggcacTGGCCCTGGCCGGGCCCCAGATGCGTCCGGAGCTGAGCTACGCTGAGCGACTGACTGCTGAGAGGCTCCATGCTGAGAGGATGGCATCGGTGGCTAACGACCCGGCCGCCAGGCTGCAGATGCTCAACGTCACACCGCATCACCACCAGCACTCCCACATCCACTCACACCTGCACCTACATCAGCAGGACCCACTCAACCAAGGTGAGG ATGTGTGTTACTGTCACCCAGGTAATGGGCCCCACCCTCTGGATCCCCTGGCTCCTGGGCCCCGTCTGGCCCGCTTCCCCTTCCCTGGAGGCCCCATTCCCAACCCTCTGCTCAACGACCTGCCCCACGACCATGACATGTTGCGACACCCACTGTTTG CCTATGCCGCTGTTGCAGGAGCAGGTTACCCCCGTGAGCTCCAGGGGCCCATCCCCCAGATGTCTGCAGCCCACCAGCTCCAGGCAATGCACGCCCAGTCAGCAGAGTTGCAGAGGCTGGCCATGGAGCAGCAGTGGCTACACGGACACCACCACCTACAACACGGGGGGCCTCTGCCCGGACAGGAGGATTACTACAGGTGA